The Scomber japonicus isolate fScoJap1 chromosome 12, fScoJap1.pri, whole genome shotgun sequence sequence TGAGTGTATGTCATGCCATATAAAGTTTTTTACCAGTATTGGAGAGGGAGTTAGACCTGCAACTATTATATTAACAGTGTTTTCaacattcatgtatttattatcgaaaatgtcagatttttttttttttttttttttttacattatcttCCCAGAGCTCAATTTAATGCTGGTAAATGTCTTGGTTTGATTCACCCTAAAAAGTCTAAAACTCTGACAGTCAATTatataaaagagacaaaagagaaataCTCGCATTGAAGAAGTTTGAATCACCAAATATGATGTTGTTGAATGTTTTCCCTTATAAATCACTTAAAATAAAGAAGCATAATCTCATCTATAAATGTCAaagttttgcatttttatatgaacTTTATTGAAGTTTTAGTATTACAAATATATCACATGAAAATACAATGTGTTTGATcccaaagtacattaaaaccCCGAAGATACAACATGTTCAACTACAGAATACATTCAGTCCCAAAATACGGTATAATAACCacgaaaataaagaaaaataaaatgaccatCTGAATCACAAATGTACTGCTCAttgcacacaaaaacacctcATCCCAAACCCAACAAATCTAACTCTCAATTATTCACAGTTGCAGAACATCCCATGGAAAATATTTATCCCTATCGATAACAATGCTAATGATGAGCTGCATCATTTCTTTGTGCTTTGACGGAAagtgttcttttaaaacaccATACATCACAAAGTTTTGACAACTGACCAAACGAATATTGGCTTCAATGTATAAAATAGTATTTGAGCAAGTAGTCTGGTAAGTAATGAGTCTATAAGTGTCATAAGAaactgtttaataaaaaaaatcccattaaGGTACTGGGCACTTTAAAAtggacttttattatttattctactgCACTACAAACACTTTTGTATAATAAATGCTCATATTTTATCtgggtttttgtgtttttttaaccattttaatattttaactcaGTGGTTAGTTATtatctgtttgtcttttgttgtgtattactgtgtgtgtatctatgtgtatttatgaatgtgtgtatgggCTTTGATCTGCCGGATACCTGAATTTCACCAATGGGATtaataatctatctatctatctatctatctatctatctatctatctatctatctatctatctatctatctatctatctatctattagatgaTCAACCACCATAAATGTCATGAACTACTGGTGGACAGTGACAACAGATGAAAGCAGTTGATAGTATTTGTGCCTATCGTCTTACAGGTAATAAGTCCAGTAGTATATTGTACGGCTGAACGTATTGCTGTACTCTGTGAATTACTAATCGCTTATATAATTATTCCAATATTACTTTGGAAATACTTTGTGGGCGGATCTGTTAAATCTGATCCCGCCCAGCAAAGTCCGCGCCAACTGTCTTCTTTTAGGTCCGCAGACAAGCTCTAAATACAGAAGCTGCACTGTATGTTTCACATTCGTCTTTTGACTTGTTCAAAGAAGACTAGTGAAAATGAGTGGAAgaggcaagggaggaaagggactCGGTAAAGGAGGCGCCAAGCGTCACCGTAAAGTTCTCCGTGATAACATCCAGGGAATCACCAAACCTGCCATCCGCCGTCTGGCTCGCCGCGGTGGTGTCAAGCGTATCTCCGGTCTGATCTACGAGGAGACCCGCGGTGTGTTGAAGGTCTTCCTGGAGAATGTCATCCGTGATGCCGTCACCTACACCGAGCACGCCAAGAGAAAGACCGTGACCGCCATGGATGTGGTTTATGCTCTCAAGAGGCAGGGACGCACCCTGTACGGTTTCGGAGGTTAAATCTGATCCTGACCTGCTGATAGTCAAACACaaaggctcttttaagagccgCCCACCTCCTCTAAGAGTTGTCCTGTTTGTACTTTGTAGACACTATCATGAACtacatttttatagttttgtaGATTTGAAATATTCTGAACACAATTATACACATAATAAAATGCCTTTAATATAATTCAAGCTTGAATGGAGTTTTGACACAATTAGATGCTGGTAGATATAAAGCAGGACTTATTTTAAGCAAATACTTTTCCTCCAACCAGCAAAATAAATCCTATCAATTTatggttttatatttatagGTTATCTGTTTTAATTGATCAATCTAGAGGACAACTATCTAAATCCTTCATACTGTATCAGTGGAAAACCAACACCTACAAATAGACTAGgagaaaactataaaaaaatgattttaaacagtCTGATTTACTATAAGAACAGAACTTTTTTACTTCTAAGAAAAGCACAGAAGTAATTAAAAACTAAAGGTTAGAATAAAAACCTGTCAGAGCATTGGGGATGAACGGTGGCTGGTATCATTGGGAAGAATTCCTGTGAGAGCTGTTCTTCTGTGTATTGGACTCGCTATTCCCATGATTTACTTGATGATGAGACACAGCAGCATCTTTTAATGGACTGTTAAAGAGCACAGGAAGTCTAAATTGAAAGATATTGGTGTGCACTTTGATTTTAGTTATAACTCTAACTGTTATATATGGTATTATAAATGACAAACTGCCATTGAAACACAAATAATGGATCCAACTCGTTACCAGTGTTGTATGCTCTATAGTCTAAATTATGGGAAAGATGTGCAATGGTGATACAACAGACAGTGATTAAGAGTGATACTTTTGATACTGACTTTGTTAATTATAATTCTGACAAATATCCTCTCTctttaaattcctttttttgaCACGCTGTACtttattgttacatttttgtatttatagtTAAGTACTGTTTCCCCCTTGTTTTaataattattgttgttgtagCTTATTTGTAATAAAgagcctccacctcctctgagAGCTGTCCTTATGTACATTAACTGTTGTATATTGTAGTATATCTGATTATGTAGATcataaatgttaattattattattagtttttaataagaattgatttgaacatttcttGCAATTTATGTGCAAGCATTAGCTCGTCAGGAATTGCAGACATGGGTTATAGTGCCAATAGTTTAATGCCTAATAAACTTTATAGGTATAAACTACACAAAACATATTAACGAGTATTAGATGTTCACAATTGAGAAACAACATATCTGGATTTCACAAAgacacatgtgtttgtgtgttaaagtCCAAACATATTTCCAGGAAATATTAGAAATTAAATTCTTCAGATAAAAGGAGACATGACATCCTGTTAGGGTTACGGTTCCCAAGAGTGCAGGAATCACCGTTATTGTTTTTGTGGAACTCAGATAAACATGATCTTCATGTGTCAGCTGAACTGAGTCCAGCATGAGAAAGTCTGTAAAATTCATATTAACAAAAAGTATCTCAGAGACAAAAGCACCACCATTAAAGATTGATGAAATAAAATCTATccataaatattttaatgttttatcataGAACAGTAAAACATTTCAACTTGCAGAATGTTCAATCTAAATACAATTCGTTTATTTCTCTATAGTTATAGTTATGGATTGTTGAActgcatattatattataaaaagtATATACTCTTCAGATGAGGTTGGCACTCTTTAGGTAAAAAGGCGCTCACTTGGTGCGCATGCTCAGTCTCACTAACATGAAAACCAATCCTGTTCGAGCAACAGCGCAGTAAAATTTGCATCAGATGAACATTTAGAGGCTGGTTGAAGCTGTTGCAGTTATTCGTTTGTGGAAATCTGCGAAGATAACCATGCCCGATCCAGTCAAAGCACCCAAGAAAGGCTCCAAGAAGGCCGTGTCTAAGGCCACCAAGACCggcaagaagaagagaaagacaaggaaggagagCTATGCCATCTACGTGTACAAGGTGCTGAAGCAGGTTCACCCTGATACCGGTATCTCCTCCAAGGCCATGGGCATCATGAACTCCTTTGTTGGTGACATCTTTGAGCGTATTGCTGGTGAGGCTTCCCGCCTTGCTCACTACAACAAGCGCTCCACCATCACCTCCAGGGAGATCCAGACCGCCGTCCGTCTGCTGCTGCCCGGTGAGCTGGCCAAACACGCCGTGTCTGAGGGCACCAAGGCCGTCACCAAGTACACCAGCTCCAAGTAAACAAGTGCTGTTTGTACTAACAACTCAAAGGTCCTTTTCAGGACCACCCACTCCTTCAACTAAGAGCTTTATTCCTTAAGTATGATCCTCTATATTTCATAAAAACATGAACCAACTACTTGAGCAGTAATTATAATCATACAACTCAGAAAATACATGAAGTATTAAAAGTTTAACTGGAAGAAACCCTGCAATTGCATTCGTACAAAACATCTCATAAACATACATCTGTGTTTAAAGCTAAACATATTTCCAGCAAATATTggatattaaattataataaatatataaaggtAAGGGGAACACCCTGTTATAAGAGCAGGATTAACTGTTTTTGTGGAGTTCAGAGAAACATGATCACGTACAAGTCAGTAAAATCCATATCAACATAACTTtttataaaaagagagaaaagcactCAAATCTGTTAAATATTGCTTAAATGAAATCTATCCATGaatcttttgtgttttaattgtatcAGTAAAACATGTCAGCTTGTGGAATGTTCAATCTAAATACAATGTTTATTACGCTAtagttgtgtatttttgtagaatatattatactataatCATGTGGGGGGCTATGTTAACCGGGTGGGGGATGGCTGATGGCAGCGTGTATGGCCTAAATTTGATATAGTCATATAATTTGGTATAGTAACAATAATGAAAACGAGAACgatttatttttgattaaacATGTCAGTTTGTTGAATGTTATATCTAaatgcaatatatttatttctctatAGTTATGGATTGTTGTACTGCATATTATATTATGAACAATGAATAGTCTTAAAATGAGGTTGGCGCTCTTTGAGTAAAAAGGCGCTCAGATTGTTTCTCAAAGGTTGGGGCGGTGTCTTGTGCTGCGCATGCTCAGTCTCACTAACACGAAAGCCAATCCTGTTCGAGCAACAGCGCAGTGAAATTTGCATCAGATGAACATTTAGAGGCTGGTTGAAGCTGATGAAGACATTCGTCTGTGGAAATCTGCGAAGATAACCATGCCCGATCCAGTCAAAGCACCCAAGAAAGGCTCCAAGAAGGCCGTGTCTAAGGCCACCAAGACCggcaagaagaagagaaagacaaggaaggagagCTATGCCATCTACGTGTACAAGGTGCTGAAGCAGGTCCACCCTGATACCGGTATCTCCTCCAAGGCCATGGGCATCATGAACTCCTTTGTTGGAGATATCTTTGAGCGTATTGCTGGTGAGGCTTCCCGCCTTGCTCACTACAACAAGCGCTCCACCATCACCTCCAGGGAGATCCAGACCGCCGTCCGTCTGCTGCTGCCCGGTGAGCTGGCTAAACACGCCGTGTCTGAGGGCACCAAGGCCGTCACCAAGTACACCAGCTCCAAGTAAACAAGTGCTGTTTGTACCAACAACTCAAAGGTCCTTTTCAGGACCATCCACTCCTTCAACTAAGAGCTTTATTCCTTATTTCAATTATATGGTTGTAGTATTTCTAATGCAAGaattaacgtgtgtgtgtgtgtgtgtgtgtgtgtgtgtgtgtttcataaaGTATATCCACAGCTGGTCTATGCAAGACGTAAACATACCAGGTGTTTATTAAAAGTATAACGTATCGTCTCTGTCCTACCATTGACCACAGTAACGGGGACCAGTCTCTgtgatgaaaatataatacatttatataagaCACATTCTCTCCCAGTGTCAATTTAACTAACAAATATTGCTATACTGTATAATTTCACCACAAGGTGTCGCTGCTGTTATACTGAAGTTTACATGTTCAGAGCTGCTCCTGTCGAATACATAAAATGCCTTGCTTTGATTTTTATAATGCAGTAAATTAATCAGTTCACATGTTTAATACAGTTTAGAACATACAACATACACGTTTACATGGTAACTTCAGAGCTGCTCTTGTCGTGTCCTCAAAACAAccggcttttttttttttgtacaacgCAGTAAATCTGTAACATTGACTAAGTGACTCAATGAATTTAACTTACTGTGgagatgttttcatttcaaGCAAGTGTTTGCTGGCATGTTTAATAGAAGgtattatatttttaagaatAATTCTTATTCAAAATAAGGACAAAACAAGATGAGTAATCTACAAAATCAAAAACGTCCAATAAACAGTGTCAGCATTAATGTGTTTGTCCATGTTAATGATTAGATAATGTCTTAAGCAAAAATAAAGTTCAAACAGTAACTTATGCAACTGGAAAAAGGAGGATAAGAAACCAGAAAACAAAAATGCACGAACATACAGTAGACATAAAAAGGAGGAATGTCATCATAAAGTATAATAAATGCATATATCTAAGGGACTAAACAAGatatgactttttttatttaactttgaaATGGATTTCAATCAATAGAACATATCGCATACTATAACCAGGGATGACAACAACTCACCTTTCGGCGAAATTCGCCGTTTTGATTTTGAAAATGGGTCATTTACGAGATTCGTGTAAATACAGGCTACAGAGTCGGATCGACTGACGCTGTGGTCGAGCGAGCTGGagaatgaatgaagagagagagcgctgacagtaagaaagccggtgaatcagatcGATTaaacgttattttctgattgttcaACAGCATTAATAAACTTCcgcacacacctccactcaaccctgcagctcagcctcaaacctctgaatgtgaaacacctgctgctgtttaaaacacagcagcagcttcatgCAGCTTTAGTTGCTTCAGTTTAAAAACgtcttaatgagag is a genomic window containing:
- the LOC128369463 gene encoding histone H2B 3-like — its product is MPDPVKAPKKGSKKAVSKATKTGKKKRKTRKESYAIYVYKVLKQVHPDTGISSKAMGIMNSFVGDIFERIAGEASRLAHYNKRSTITSREIQTAVRLLLPGELAKHAVSEGTKAVTKYTSSK
- the LOC128369476 gene encoding histone H4, with the translated sequence MSGRGKGGKGLGKGGAKRHRKVLRDNIQGITKPAIRRLARRGGVKRISGLIYEETRGVLKVFLENVIRDAVTYTEHAKRKTVTAMDVVYALKRQGRTLYGFGG
- the LOC128369465 gene encoding histone H2B 3-like produces the protein MPDPVKAPKKGSKKAVSKATKTGKKKRKTRKESYAIYVYKVLKQVHPDTGISSKAMGIMNSFVGDIFERIAGEASRLAHYNKRSTITSREIQTAVRLLLPGELAKHAVSEGTKAVTKYTSSK